From one Leguminivora glycinivorella isolate SPB_JAAS2020 chromosome 5, LegGlyc_1.1, whole genome shotgun sequence genomic stretch:
- the LOC125226518 gene encoding glutathione S-transferase 1-like isoform X1, with product MVAGELLGVRAELVDVNLLQGEHLQPEFLKVRADGELCKPDAACMVACELLAVRAELVDVNLLQGEHLQPEFLKINPIHTIPVLEDGGLAIHDSHAILMYLADAYGKQESLYPREPRQRALVNQKLFFNSSILFPRLRNITYPLIIEGVKEIPQKGLDAIEEAYGFLEEFLSRSRHLAGDDVTIADIAAYATVTSLELLLPLNAQKYPKTQAWLKALEKLPAVQKCNAKGVEDLKQFINSKLA from the exons ATGGTCGCGGGCGAGCTGCTCGGCGTGCGTGCGGAGCTGGTCGACGTCAACCTGCTGCAGGGAGAACATCTACAGCCAGAGTTCCTGAAGGTGAGAGCTGATGGCGAGCTGTGCAAGCCGGACGCGGCCTGCATGGTCGCGTGCGAGCTGCTCGCCGTGCGTGCGGAGCTGGTCGACGTCAACCTGCTGCAGGGAGAACATCTACAGCCAGAGTTCCTGAAG ATAAATCCGATCCACACCATACCTGTCCTGGAAGACGGCGGTTTGGCCATACACGACAG CCACGCCATCCTGATGTACCTGGCGGACGCGTACGGCAAGCAGGAGTCCTTGTACCCGCGCGAGCCCCGCCAGCGGGCGCTCGTCAACCAGAAGCTCTTCTTCAACAGCTCTATCTTGTTCCCGAGGCTGAGGAATATCACG TACCCTTTAATAATAGAGGGAGTGAAGGAGATTCCCCAGAAGGGCCTGGACGCCATTGAGGAGGCGTACGGGTTCCTGGAGGAGTTCCTCTCCCGCAGCCGGCACCTGGCGGGTGATGACGTCACCATCGCCGACATCGCGGCCTACGCCACCGTCACCAGCCTCGAGCTGCTGCTGCCGCTCAACGCTCAGAA ATACCCGAAAACGCAAGCGTGGCTGAAGGCCTTGGAGAAACTACCAGCCGTTCAAAAGTGCAACGCCAAGGGTGTTGAGGATCTAAAGCAATTTATTAATTCTAAACTTGCATAA
- the LOC125226371 gene encoding cytochrome P450 4C1-like isoform X2 has protein sequence MKAFQLFGRIALQRGGLTAAWMLNRLYVVIADATAAGVVTRRCLDKDEATMGFIRTLLGNGSIFAPVEIWRPRRKTLAPVFAVRRVAAFVGLFDRHAAAAVEQLRAHAGKGDFSLWDTLSAYTFDAVCETSLGVQFRSQGGTPHPFLRAFAGAQRELARRMCAPWLYPDVVYRALPPYRRFVRSRRYIHTFIDEIIREKQKEMSISESKESSSSDADSGHKSFLELMLESGEYSSLELREEVMVLVMAGSDTTAVGAAFALLLLAAHPAVQRRARQELVEVLGDGSGAMTAASLARLKYLEAVVREALRLYPPVPVTVREVREPLQLSCGLVLPAGVGVLLNTWATHRSPAYWGADAELFRPERFLQPLRHPAQFMPFGHSTRNCLGSQYAMLAMKTVLARTLLQLRVLPATDTPAAAVTAAADTNHADAATYHADAATKHAAADTNNADAGTNNAAADTNDAAADTTAPADDTSPPLRVKFDIAMKHVDNYMVRMELLE, from the exons ATGAAGGCGTTCCAGCTGTTCGGGCGCATAGCGCTGCAGCGAGGCGGGCTGACCGCCGCCTGGATGCTCAACCGACTCTATGTGG TGATAGCGGACGCGACGGCAGCGGGCGTGGTGACGCGGCGCTGCCTCGACAAGGACGAGGCCACCATGGGCTTCATCCGcacgttgctaggcaacggcaGCATCTTCGCGCCAG TGGAGATTTGGCGCCCTCGGCGCAAGACCCTGGCGCCGGTGTTCGCCGTGCGGCGCGTGGCGGCGTTTGTCGGCTTGTTCGACCgtcacgccgccgccgccgtcgaGCAACTCCGCGCACACGCCGGAAAGGGCGACTTCTCGCTCTGGGATACGCTCAGCGCGTACACATTCGACGCCGTTTGTG AGACATCGCTAGGCGTGCAGTTTCGGTCGCAGGGCGGCACGCCGCACCCGTTCCTGCGCGCGTTCGCGGGCGCACAGCGCGAGCTGGCGCGCCGCATGTGTGCGCCCTGGCTCTACCCCGACGTAGTCTACCGCGCGCTGCCGCCCTACCGCCGCTTTGTGCGCAGCCGCCGCTATATACACACCTTCATCGACGAG ATAATAAGAGAGAAGCAAAAGGAAATGTCAATATCAGAAAGTAAAG AGTCGTCGAGCTCGGATGCGGACAGCGGGCACAAGAGCTTCCTCGAGCTGATGCTGGAGAGCGGCGAGTACTCGTCGCTGGAGCTGCGCGAGGAGGTGATGGTGCTGGTGATGGCCGGCTCCGACACCACCGCCGTCGGCGCCGCCTTCGCGCTGCTGCTGCTGGCGGCCCACCCCGCCGTGCAGCGCCGCGCGCGCCAGGA GTTGGTGGAGGTGCTGGGTGACGGATCGGGCGCGATGACGGCGGCGTCGCTGGCGCGGCTCAAGTACCTGGAGGCCGTGGTGCGCGAGGCGCTGCGCCTGTACCCGCCCGTGCCCGTCACCGTGCGCGAGGTGCGCGAGCCCCTACAACTGT CCTGCGGGCTGGTGCTGCCGGCGGGCGTGGGCGTGCTGCTGAACACGTGGGCGACGCACCGCAGCCCCGCGTACTGGGGCGCGGACGCCGAGCTGTTCCGTCCCGAGCGCTTCCTGCAGCCGCTGCGCCACCCCGCGCAGTTCATGCCCTTCGGCCACTCCACCAGGAACTGCCTCG GTTCCCAGTACGCGATGTTAGCGATGAAGACGGTGCTGGCACGCACGCTGCTGCAGCTACGTGTCTTGCCGGCGACTGACACGCCCGCCGCTGCCGTCACCGCTGCCGCCGACACAAATCACGCCGACGCCGCAACATATCACGCCGACGCCGCTACAAAACACGCCGCCGCTGACACAAATAACGCCGACGCCGGCACGAATAACGCCGCCGCTGATACAAATGACGCCGCCGCCGACACCACCGCCCCCGCTGACGACACCTCCCCGCCGCTGCGAGTCAAGTTCGACATCGCCATGAAGCACGTCGACAACTACATGGTTCGAATGGAACTACTGGAATAG
- the LOC125226371 gene encoding cytochrome P450 4C1-like isoform X1, protein MLWQLVVVALVLMGVHYRWRRRAIYRLHAALAADLPCNPLVGHATMLIGSDEDRMKAFQLFGRIALQRGGLTAAWMLNRLYVVIADATAAGVVTRRCLDKDEATMGFIRTLLGNGSIFAPVEIWRPRRKTLAPVFAVRRVAAFVGLFDRHAAAAVEQLRAHAGKGDFSLWDTLSAYTFDAVCETSLGVQFRSQGGTPHPFLRAFAGAQRELARRMCAPWLYPDVVYRALPPYRRFVRSRRYIHTFIDEIIREKQKEMSISESKESSSSDADSGHKSFLELMLESGEYSSLELREEVMVLVMAGSDTTAVGAAFALLLLAAHPAVQRRARQELVEVLGDGSGAMTAASLARLKYLEAVVREALRLYPPVPVTVREVREPLQLSCGLVLPAGVGVLLNTWATHRSPAYWGADAELFRPERFLQPLRHPAQFMPFGHSTRNCLGSQYAMLAMKTVLARTLLQLRVLPATDTPAAAVTAAADTNHADAATYHADAATKHAAADTNNADAGTNNAAADTNDAAADTTAPADDTSPPLRVKFDIAMKHVDNYMVRMELLE, encoded by the exons ATGCTGTGGCAGCTGGTGGTGGTGGCGTTAGTGTTGATGGGGGTGCACTACCGCTGGCGCCGGCGCGCCATCTACCGCCTGCACGCGGCACTCGCCGCCGACCTGCCCTGCAACCCGCTCGTGGGCCACGCTACCATGCTCATTGGCTCTGATGAAG ACCGGATGAAGGCGTTCCAGCTGTTCGGGCGCATAGCGCTGCAGCGAGGCGGGCTGACCGCCGCCTGGATGCTCAACCGACTCTATGTGG TGATAGCGGACGCGACGGCAGCGGGCGTGGTGACGCGGCGCTGCCTCGACAAGGACGAGGCCACCATGGGCTTCATCCGcacgttgctaggcaacggcaGCATCTTCGCGCCAG TGGAGATTTGGCGCCCTCGGCGCAAGACCCTGGCGCCGGTGTTCGCCGTGCGGCGCGTGGCGGCGTTTGTCGGCTTGTTCGACCgtcacgccgccgccgccgtcgaGCAACTCCGCGCACACGCCGGAAAGGGCGACTTCTCGCTCTGGGATACGCTCAGCGCGTACACATTCGACGCCGTTTGTG AGACATCGCTAGGCGTGCAGTTTCGGTCGCAGGGCGGCACGCCGCACCCGTTCCTGCGCGCGTTCGCGGGCGCACAGCGCGAGCTGGCGCGCCGCATGTGTGCGCCCTGGCTCTACCCCGACGTAGTCTACCGCGCGCTGCCGCCCTACCGCCGCTTTGTGCGCAGCCGCCGCTATATACACACCTTCATCGACGAG ATAATAAGAGAGAAGCAAAAGGAAATGTCAATATCAGAAAGTAAAG AGTCGTCGAGCTCGGATGCGGACAGCGGGCACAAGAGCTTCCTCGAGCTGATGCTGGAGAGCGGCGAGTACTCGTCGCTGGAGCTGCGCGAGGAGGTGATGGTGCTGGTGATGGCCGGCTCCGACACCACCGCCGTCGGCGCCGCCTTCGCGCTGCTGCTGCTGGCGGCCCACCCCGCCGTGCAGCGCCGCGCGCGCCAGGA GTTGGTGGAGGTGCTGGGTGACGGATCGGGCGCGATGACGGCGGCGTCGCTGGCGCGGCTCAAGTACCTGGAGGCCGTGGTGCGCGAGGCGCTGCGCCTGTACCCGCCCGTGCCCGTCACCGTGCGCGAGGTGCGCGAGCCCCTACAACTGT CCTGCGGGCTGGTGCTGCCGGCGGGCGTGGGCGTGCTGCTGAACACGTGGGCGACGCACCGCAGCCCCGCGTACTGGGGCGCGGACGCCGAGCTGTTCCGTCCCGAGCGCTTCCTGCAGCCGCTGCGCCACCCCGCGCAGTTCATGCCCTTCGGCCACTCCACCAGGAACTGCCTCG GTTCCCAGTACGCGATGTTAGCGATGAAGACGGTGCTGGCACGCACGCTGCTGCAGCTACGTGTCTTGCCGGCGACTGACACGCCCGCCGCTGCCGTCACCGCTGCCGCCGACACAAATCACGCCGACGCCGCAACATATCACGCCGACGCCGCTACAAAACACGCCGCCGCTGACACAAATAACGCCGACGCCGGCACGAATAACGCCGCCGCTGATACAAATGACGCCGCCGCCGACACCACCGCCCCCGCTGACGACACCTCCCCGCCGCTGCGAGTCAAGTTCGACATCGCCATGAAGCACGTCGACAACTACATGGTTCGAATGGAACTACTGGAATAG
- the LOC125226414 gene encoding basic proline-rich protein-like — MHNIRCFVSSVSPEPPAAAPRTLSPHAQAQAHAHAHGAHAHAQARSLPRTPPPRVAARPQRDLKPISVKGKDGYEKIVYTEEKPPGGERMRRPSPPAARDPPHDVTPTRHDKGPSGARRVAPLQTSPAPLTPDSAPVPGAGVSRLRLMFGRSASRDTSRQESPGTPPAPVGTGAGPPPPRGGWAWRTVQYPHLQCPPTFVPETYSLAAARRPRPHPHHPPPS, encoded by the exons ATGCAC AATATACGTTGTTTTGTTTCGTCCGTCAGCCCGGAGCCTCCGGCGGCGGCGCCGCGCACGCTGTCCCCGCACGCGCAGGCGCaggcgcacgcgcacgcgcacggcGCACACGCGCACGCGCAGGCGCGCTCGCTGCCGcgcacgccgccgccgcgggTGGCTGCGCGCCCGCAGCGCGACCTCAAGCCCATCTCCGTTAAGGGCAAGGACGG GTATGAGAAGATAGTGTACACAGAAGAGAAGCCTCCGGGCGGCGAGCGCATGCGCCGGCCCTCGCCGCCCGCCGCGCGGGACCCGCCGCACGACGTCACCCCCACCAGACACGACAAG GGCCCGAGCGGCGCGCGCCGCGTGGCTCCGCTGCAGACCTCGCCCGCGCCCCTCACCCCCGACAG CGCGCCGGTGCCGGGCGCGGGCGTGTCGCGGCTGCGGCTCATGTTCGGTCGCAGTGCGTCAAGAGACACTTCGAGACAG GAGTCGCCGGGCACGCCGCCGGCGCCGGTGGGGACGGGAGCGGGCCCCCCGCCCCCGCGCGGCGGCTGGGCGTGGCGCACGGTGCAGTACCCGCACCTGCAGTGCCCGCCCACCTTCGTGCCCGAGACCTACTCCCtcgccgccgcgcgccgcccgcgcccccACCCCCACCACCCCCCGCCCTCCTGA
- the LOC125226518 gene encoding glutathione S-transferase 1-like isoform X2 produces MVKLYKLDASPPARACMVACELLAVRAELVDVNLLQGEHLQPEFLKINPIHTIPVLEDGGLAIHDSHAILMYLADAYGKQESLYPREPRQRALVNQKLFFNSSILFPRLRNITYPLIIEGVKEIPQKGLDAIEEAYGFLEEFLSRSRHLAGDDVTIADIAAYATVTSLELLLPLNAQKYPKTQAWLKALEKLPAVQKCNAKGVEDLKQFINSKLA; encoded by the exons ATGGTGAAGCTGTACAAGCTAGACGCGAGCCCGCCCGCGCGCGCCTGCATGGTCGCGTGCGAGCTGCTCGCCGTGCGTGCGGAGCTGGTCGACGTCAACCTGCTGCAGGGAGAGCATCTACAGCCAGAGTTCCTGAAG ATAAATCCGATCCACACCATACCTGTCCTGGAAGACGGCGGTTTGGCCATACACGACAG CCACGCCATCCTGATGTACCTGGCGGACGCGTACGGCAAGCAGGAGTCCTTGTACCCGCGCGAGCCCCGCCAGCGGGCGCTCGTCAACCAGAAGCTCTTCTTCAACAGCTCTATCTTGTTCCCGAGGCTGAGGAATATCACG TACCCTTTAATAATAGAGGGAGTGAAGGAGATTCCCCAGAAGGGCCTGGACGCCATTGAGGAGGCGTACGGGTTCCTGGAGGAGTTCCTCTCCCGCAGCCGGCACCTGGCGGGTGATGACGTCACCATCGCCGACATCGCGGCCTACGCCACCGTCACCAGCCTCGAGCTGCTGCTGCCGCTCAACGCTCAGAA ATACCCGAAAACGCAAGCGTGGCTGAAGGCCTTGGAGAAACTACCAGCCGTTCAAAAGTGCAACGCCAAGGGTGTTGAGGATCTAAAGCAATTTATTAATTCTAAACTTGCATAA
- the LOC125226518 gene encoding glutathione S-transferase 1-like isoform X3 produces the protein MVKLYKLDASPPARACMVACELLAVRAELVDVNLLQGEHLQPEFLKINPIHTIPVLEDGGLAIHDSHAILMYLADAYGKQESLYPREPRQRALVNQKLFFNSSILFPRLRNITYPLIIEGVKEIPQKGLDAIEEAYGFLEEFLSRSRHLAGDDVTIADIAAYATVTSLELLLPLNAQK, from the exons ATGGTGAAGCTGTACAAGCTAGACGCGAGCCCGCCCGCGCGCGCCTGCATGGTCGCGTGCGAGCTGCTCGCCGTGCGTGCGGAGCTGGTCGACGTCAACCTGCTGCAGGGAGAGCATCTACAGCCAGAGTTCCTGAAG ATAAATCCGATCCACACCATACCTGTCCTGGAAGACGGCGGTTTGGCCATACACGACAG CCACGCCATCCTGATGTACCTGGCGGACGCGTACGGCAAGCAGGAGTCCTTGTACCCGCGCGAGCCCCGCCAGCGGGCGCTCGTCAACCAGAAGCTCTTCTTCAACAGCTCTATCTTGTTCCCGAGGCTGAGGAATATCACG TACCCTTTAATAATAGAGGGAGTGAAGGAGATTCCCCAGAAGGGCCTGGACGCCATTGAGGAGGCGTACGGGTTCCTGGAGGAGTTCCTCTCCCGCAGCCGGCACCTGGCGGGTGATGACGTCACCATCGCCGACATCGCGGCCTACGCCACCGTCACCAGCCTCGAGCTGCTGCTGCCGCTCAACGCTCAGAAGTAA
- the LOC125226371 gene encoding cytochrome P450 4C1-like isoform X3: MLWQLVVVALVLMGVHYRWRRRAIYRLHAALAADLPCNPLVGHATMLIGSDEDRMKAFQLFGRIALQRGGLTAAWMLNRLYVVIADATAAGVVTRRCLDKDEATMGFIRTLLGNGSIFAPVEIWRPRRKTLAPVFAVRRVAAFVGLFDRHAAAAVEQLRAHAGKGDFSLWDTLSAYTFDAVCETSLGVQFRSQGGTPHPFLRAFAGAQRELARRMCAPWLYPDVVYRALPPYRRFVRSRRYIHTFIDEIIREKQKEMSISESKESSSSDADSGHKSFLELMLESGEYSSLELREEVMVLVMAGSDTTAVGAAFALLLLAAHPAVQRRARQELVEVLGDGSGAMTAASLARLKYLEAVVREALRLYPPVPVTVREVREPLQLCSQYAMLAMKTVLARTLLQLRVLPATDTPAAAVTAAADTNHADAATYHADAATKHAAADTNNADAGTNNAAADTNDAAADTTAPADDTSPPLRVKFDIAMKHVDNYMVRMELLE, encoded by the exons ATGCTGTGGCAGCTGGTGGTGGTGGCGTTAGTGTTGATGGGGGTGCACTACCGCTGGCGCCGGCGCGCCATCTACCGCCTGCACGCGGCACTCGCCGCCGACCTGCCCTGCAACCCGCTCGTGGGCCACGCTACCATGCTCATTGGCTCTGATGAAG ACCGGATGAAGGCGTTCCAGCTGTTCGGGCGCATAGCGCTGCAGCGAGGCGGGCTGACCGCCGCCTGGATGCTCAACCGACTCTATGTGG TGATAGCGGACGCGACGGCAGCGGGCGTGGTGACGCGGCGCTGCCTCGACAAGGACGAGGCCACCATGGGCTTCATCCGcacgttgctaggcaacggcaGCATCTTCGCGCCAG TGGAGATTTGGCGCCCTCGGCGCAAGACCCTGGCGCCGGTGTTCGCCGTGCGGCGCGTGGCGGCGTTTGTCGGCTTGTTCGACCgtcacgccgccgccgccgtcgaGCAACTCCGCGCACACGCCGGAAAGGGCGACTTCTCGCTCTGGGATACGCTCAGCGCGTACACATTCGACGCCGTTTGTG AGACATCGCTAGGCGTGCAGTTTCGGTCGCAGGGCGGCACGCCGCACCCGTTCCTGCGCGCGTTCGCGGGCGCACAGCGCGAGCTGGCGCGCCGCATGTGTGCGCCCTGGCTCTACCCCGACGTAGTCTACCGCGCGCTGCCGCCCTACCGCCGCTTTGTGCGCAGCCGCCGCTATATACACACCTTCATCGACGAG ATAATAAGAGAGAAGCAAAAGGAAATGTCAATATCAGAAAGTAAAG AGTCGTCGAGCTCGGATGCGGACAGCGGGCACAAGAGCTTCCTCGAGCTGATGCTGGAGAGCGGCGAGTACTCGTCGCTGGAGCTGCGCGAGGAGGTGATGGTGCTGGTGATGGCCGGCTCCGACACCACCGCCGTCGGCGCCGCCTTCGCGCTGCTGCTGCTGGCGGCCCACCCCGCCGTGCAGCGCCGCGCGCGCCAGGA GTTGGTGGAGGTGCTGGGTGACGGATCGGGCGCGATGACGGCGGCGTCGCTGGCGCGGCTCAAGTACCTGGAGGCCGTGGTGCGCGAGGCGCTGCGCCTGTACCCGCCCGTGCCCGTCACCGTGCGCGAGGTGCGCGAGCCCCTACAACTGT GTTCCCAGTACGCGATGTTAGCGATGAAGACGGTGCTGGCACGCACGCTGCTGCAGCTACGTGTCTTGCCGGCGACTGACACGCCCGCCGCTGCCGTCACCGCTGCCGCCGACACAAATCACGCCGACGCCGCAACATATCACGCCGACGCCGCTACAAAACACGCCGCCGCTGACACAAATAACGCCGACGCCGGCACGAATAACGCCGCCGCTGATACAAATGACGCCGCCGCCGACACCACCGCCCCCGCTGACGACACCTCCCCGCCGCTGCGAGTCAAGTTCGACATCGCCATGAAGCACGTCGACAACTACATGGTTCGAATGGAACTACTGGAATAG